The Paenibacillus segetis genome includes the window GCCCTAGACTTCTATAAGAAATTGAGATGGGAAGCAGAAGCAATACCGAAAGACTGGGCATTGGGATGGTCCGACGCGGTTGGTTCATTCAAACAAGGACGTACAGCAATGGTTATTGCAGGATCATTTGATGTAGTTAACGCGGCTTTGAATGAAGGCGGAATGAAGCCTGAGGATGTAGTAGCATATCCGATGCCTGCTGCAGAAAAAGGTGGTAAACACTATGGTATCCTTGGTGGTAACTACCTGGTTATCAACCCTAACGCGACAAAAGATGAGCAAGAAATGGCATTCCGTTACATCACATTTGACTACTTCAGTGACGATGCATTGAAGACGGTTGAAGACACAATTCAAGCACGTAAAGCAGATAACAAATACTATATCCCTAACATAATGGAATATTTCAGCTGGGATTCCGACTACGGTAAGAAAGTTGAAGCAATCCAAAACAAATATGACAATGTTTATAAATATGATCCACAACTCTACCCACTACTAGAAGGTAAACTTGAAGCACAATATAACACTCAAGATTACTATGCAACGATGTCCAACGTAGTTCAAGAATCGTTCTCCAAAAAAGGAACAGATTCTAAAGCTCAATTGGATATCGCAGCGAAATATGTACAAGAGACTTACTTTGATAAAATTGCACAGAAATAAAATAGCTTAGAAAAGCGCCCCTTAGGATACATTTTGAGGATTAACTTCTCAATAATGTTAAATCCCAAGGGGTGCTTTTTTTGTTTTATTTTATAAATATTGAAAAAGGAAATCTTTAGTTAGTCCAGTAAATCTTTATTTTCAACACTATTTGTAAGTGTTTACATAGGATAGATTAAGTAACAATAGAAAAATAATAGAGAGGAGGTTAGTTTAGGATACTTGCAAGGAAGGTGTACATAAATTCAATCTATATTCAAAAAGGAGAATTGAAATTGAACATTAACACTATGAGAAAATCGTTCCCAAAACTAACAGCGATAGTGTTGGTAGTTGTCATGGTAGCTTCTGGGTTGCCGCTTACTGTACATGCTGGTGATACATGGCCGTTTAAGGAAGAAAGTGCTCATGGTCAGAACCAACCTAATGTACACGGTTATACCAGCGGACAAATTATGGATTGGACTCCCGAGAGCGATCCAGATGCTGAAAAGCTACGTTCTCATGTTCCTTTACAGAAGCGTATTGATTCTTTTGCAGCGACACAAGCGAATCCTAACCTATCTCCCGATGTACAAATGACTAATGTTTCAGGCGATTATGGAAACGCTTTTATTGAAAATGCAGCATATACAAACAAATTTGTACAGTATCATTTCAATTTCTGGCAATATATTGATTATTATTCTCCTTGGCATGGTACAGCTACGGCCTATACACCAGCTGAATATTATGACGACTTGGCCCAAAAGGATTGGCAGCAAAAATGGTTCGAATTCGGTATGTTAAATATCCCGAACCCGACCTATACGGATGCAGCGCATAAAAACGGTGTGTTGTCTTTGGCAGGGATATTCTTCTCTAACAATGACCGTGGCCAGCAAACGTATAAACAAATGATTGTTAAGGATGAAGACGGTAACTTTCCTGTAGCGGAAAAAATGGTTGAGATGGCCAACTACTTTGGCTACGATGGATATTTCATCAATCAGGAGGAACAAAAACCTAACGTAGCGGTGAAGGATATTCCAGATTACATCGCCTTTATGAAAGTGTTACAACAAGCAGGGCTATATGTACAATGGTATGACTCATTACAAACTAACGATGGCTCCAATACATTTACTAGAACATTTAACGATAACAATATTTCATTCTTGTATGACAAGAATACCGGTGAGAAAGTTTCGCAATCCTTCTTCTTTGATTACGGGGTGAAGGATGCTCAAATAAATAGTTCGGTAAACTACATTAATAAATTGAACAGTACTTATGGAACGAACTATAGCCTTTATGATATCGGTTTCGCAGGTCTTGAAGCCGGACGCGATAGATTCAAAGATGTAAATGGAACCGCACTTAATAATCTACTTAGTAATGGAGTGCCACGTTTAAGTGTTGCTACATTGGGGGCGGATTTTGTGCATGCTGGACTTGATGAGGACATGGGACAATCCTGGCCTGTTAGTAAGAGATCAGACAATGCTTATCAATGGATGACTAACTTACGTGATCAACTGTGGTGGTCTGGACCTAATGTAAACCCTACAAATGTATCTTTGAGTGAAACCAACACGGTTAGCGACGTATACGCTGATAACAGATATTGGCCGGGAATTGCATCGGTAATTACCGAACGTTCGGTAATTGGTGATACTAACTTCTACACGAACTTTAATACAGGTCATGGTTTGTCTTACTATGTGAACGGGAATGAATCTAGTAGTAGCGAATGGTCAAATATGAGCTTACAGGATGTACCTGTGACATGGCAGTGGTGGCAGGATACAGCTGGACAACAACTTACGGTTGATGTTGACTATGGTCCAAAATATAGTATCGCGGACACAGATCGCTATAACTATGAGCAAATCGGAGGATTCAACGGCGGCAGTTCACTCGTTGTAAATGGGGAATTGGATGCAGAAAACTTCCTACGTTTGTACAAGACCGATCTCGATGTTAACAAAAATTCTAAACTGTCGATCACCTATAACAAACCATCTGCTGATGATCAATCTAGTATGCAGCTTGGCTTAATCTTCAAGGATAATTCGACTGAGGTTGTTAAGCTTCCTATCGCACATAGCGGAAACAAAACGACAGGATGGTTAACAAAGGAAGTAGAACTAGGACAATATGACGGCAAATCCATTGCTGCTCTGGGCTTAGTATTTAATCCGGGTCAAGCTAAAATAGCAAACTATCAAATGAATATTGGTCAGATTAGAGTATTTGACGGCTCTGCTGTCAAACCATCTGCTCCAACAGGTCTTGCTATTACAGAAGCCTATACCGATACAAACGAGATGAACATGAAATGGAACATGGATACGGATTATTCCCAAGTAAAACAATACAATGTCTATGTAAATGACATCTACGTTGGCGGAAAATATGACGAAGTATTTTATATCAAAAACTTACCCACTCAAAAAGGAACATTGAAAGTAGTGCCTGTGGGTGCTGACGGTCTTGAGGGTGATGCGGCAACACTAGATTTTGATCTGACTGCTGCAGTATCGGACATTAAGGTAGATGCTACAGAAAACGGAGATTTCACGGTGTCTTGGAGTAATGAACAAGTAACTTCCGGAGATATCAAAGTAAAAGTTCGCTCATTGAACAAAATCACAACTCCGGCGCCGATATCGAAGGAAATGGTGGTTCCTGCCGGTTCAACAACGGCTTCATTCACAGGCATGCCTGTAAATGGTGATGACTATATCGTTACGATCTCAACAGGCGACAAGAATGCGGTAAGTTTGAGCGGTAACTTTATCGACAAGAT containing:
- a CDS encoding endo-beta-N-acetylglucosaminidase, with the translated sequence MRKSFPKLTAIVLVVVMVASGLPLTVHAGDTWPFKEESAHGQNQPNVHGYTSGQIMDWTPESDPDAEKLRSHVPLQKRIDSFAATQANPNLSPDVQMTNVSGDYGNAFIENAAYTNKFVQYHFNFWQYIDYYSPWHGTATAYTPAEYYDDLAQKDWQQKWFEFGMLNIPNPTYTDAAHKNGVLSLAGIFFSNNDRGQQTYKQMIVKDEDGNFPVAEKMVEMANYFGYDGYFINQEEQKPNVAVKDIPDYIAFMKVLQQAGLYVQWYDSLQTNDGSNTFTRTFNDNNISFLYDKNTGEKVSQSFFFDYGVKDAQINSSVNYINKLNSTYGTNYSLYDIGFAGLEAGRDRFKDVNGTALNNLLSNGVPRLSVATLGADFVHAGLDEDMGQSWPVSKRSDNAYQWMTNLRDQLWWSGPNVNPTNVSLSETNTVSDVYADNRYWPGIASVITERSVIGDTNFYTNFNTGHGLSYYVNGNESSSSEWSNMSLQDVPVTWQWWQDTAGQQLTVDVDYGPKYSIADTDRYNYEQIGGFNGGSSLVVNGELDAENFLRLYKTDLDVNKNSKLSITYNKPSADDQSSMQLGLIFKDNSTEVVKLPIAHSGNKTTGWLTKEVELGQYDGKSIAALGLVFNPGQAKIANYQMNIGQIRVFDGSAVKPSAPTGLAITEAYTDTNEMNMKWNMDTDYSQVKQYNVYVNDIYVGGKYDEVFYIKNLPTQKGTLKVVPVGADGLEGDAATLDFDLTAAVSDIKVDATENGDFTVSWSNEQVTSGDIKVKVRSLNKITTPAPISKEMVVPAGSTTASFTGMPVNGDDYIVTISTGDKNAVSLSGNFIDKISEPYAEAYSWVGDTIKLPMPNTRDWRYLYVYEDDQPKSFSTTYSAGDFEKIIRGRTVKSSLSFTTTASKVHVVMEDYAGNLSESLELVKSQTISKVVVSAKELSQSSDNGVTTISAGPEVTEIELPTDAGQLLGENQLTLQSDKVVVGITPELLQQLKDLLTQEQLAGSKIQVNVTPKSLEESGIQTEAITTLQGTTVEFDLNIIAGDGTVHRISSFVKPVKLSLPIDDTLRANLLGMYQIADNGSLNYLGGSRVVDSMEIEANQSGNYALLEYTTNFVDVPKNHWAVNAIRTLAAKQLIQGDSEGQFQPSSTITRAEFMELMDNVLSLKGQGKASDIVTGDYEPSASITRQEIVTIVMRAYALEHGTELPKSSAKFSDESQIAPWAKDSVKSAVALGLVKGRNGDQFAPSGTATRAEVAQMIMNYLK